Proteins found in one Aethina tumida isolate Nest 87 chromosome 1, icAetTumi1.1, whole genome shotgun sequence genomic segment:
- the LOC109608964 gene encoding uncharacterized protein LOC109608964 — protein sequence MGVRFTHLDACVRSLVFIGRLLFERVGCWGAIFRAGCRLNFESVGSLCGCLYVSYFISCGQVLLGTWICGIWYIQNYKTDRTLTRMKHPKSEKQRNKRINRHQRMREQDNVTEMLKLCLQKICELQAEMDNEEVHDPEAEGYAACAMETMRFLSAQGLPPEHPMVKALSEKLLGRKE from the exons ATGGGGGTGCGATTCACGCATTTAGATGCGTGCGTCCGCTCTTTGGTTTTTATTGGGCGATTGTTGTTCGAAAGAGTGGGATGTTGGGGAGCAATTTTTCGTGCGGGATGCAGATTAAATTTCGAATCAGTCGGTTCACTTTGTGGTTGCTTGTACGTTAGTTATTTCATTTCGTGTGGACAAGTACTACTCGGTACTTGGATTTGTGGTATATGGTATATTCAAAACTATAAAACTGACAGAACATTAACCAGGATGAAGCACCCGAAAAGTGAGAAACAACGTAATAAAAGGATTAACAGACACCAAAga ATGCGTGAACAGGATAACGTGACGGAAATGTTGAAACTGTGCCTACAGAAGATTTGCGAACTTCAAGCGGAGATGGATAATGAAGAGGTTCATGATCCTGAAGCTGAGGGATATGCAGCTTGTGCCATGGAAACTATGAGGTTTTTGTCTGCTCAAGGTTTACCACCTGAACATCCGATGGTTAAGGCTTTATCCGAGAAACTTCTGGGAAGGAAAGaatga